In Vibrio gallicus, a single window of DNA contains:
- a CDS encoding winged helix-turn-helix domain-containing protein has protein sequence MMILSRAQAQKLILLCQWLPSKGGNSSLDIFEQLGYVQIDTISVVQRAHHHILWSRNSNYHPSQLDNLLAERKIFEYWSHAASYLPMRDYRYSLPRKLAIKTGELHHWFKKDEQLMARILQRIEDEGPLMAKDFESQQKQKHVWGSKPTKQALECLYMQGDLMIRERKKFHKVYDITNRVLPDNIDTRIPSPKEYAHFLIIRYLKANGLGTLAQITYLLKNTKSEVQSRLNELVQQQKIVIVKVQQSTYFSLPDYINLLQRRLNRKQAKILSPFDNLLIQRKRTQTLFNFDYLLECYVPESKRRFGYFSLPILWDGRLVAQVDCKVDKSSASLIVKNLVVESKLKHNDAFFSALEHELIEFSNFNNCQQHTIRKITTY, from the coding sequence ATTATGATATTGTCGCGCGCACAAGCTCAAAAACTGATTCTCCTTTGCCAATGGTTACCAAGCAAAGGCGGAAATAGCAGTTTAGATATCTTTGAACAGTTGGGCTATGTACAGATAGATACTATATCGGTAGTTCAGCGCGCTCACCATCATATATTATGGAGTCGCAATTCAAACTATCACCCTAGTCAACTTGATAACCTGTTAGCTGAGCGCAAGATTTTCGAATACTGGTCCCATGCCGCTTCCTATTTACCAATGCGGGATTATCGCTACTCACTTCCCAGAAAACTTGCCATTAAGACAGGAGAGCTGCACCACTGGTTTAAAAAAGATGAACAACTAATGGCGAGGATCCTTCAACGAATAGAAGATGAAGGACCACTAATGGCCAAAGATTTCGAATCACAACAAAAACAGAAACACGTTTGGGGGAGTAAACCGACTAAACAGGCGTTGGAGTGTCTATATATGCAAGGCGATCTTATGATTCGCGAGCGCAAAAAATTCCACAAAGTCTACGATATCACTAACAGGGTGTTACCTGATAATATTGACACTCGTATTCCCTCACCAAAAGAGTATGCCCACTTTCTCATCATCCGTTATTTAAAAGCGAATGGGCTTGGCACATTAGCGCAGATCACCTACTTATTAAAAAACACTAAAAGTGAGGTTCAATCTCGCCTCAATGAGCTCGTACAACAACAAAAGATAGTTATCGTAAAGGTTCAACAAAGCACCTATTTCTCACTTCCAGATTACATTAATCTTTTACAGCGTAGGCTAAATCGAAAACAAGCAAAAATCCTATCGCCGTTTGACAATTTACTTATACAAAGAAAGCGCACCCAGACACTTTTTAATTTTGATTACTTATTAGAGTGCTACGTTCCTGAAAGTAAGCGAAGGTTTGGTTATTTTAGCTTACCTATACTGTGGGATGGTCGACTCGTAGCTCAAGTAGACTGTAAGGTTGATAAATCATCAGCTAGTTTAATCGTAAAAAACTTGGTTGTTGAAAGCAAACTCAAGCACAATGATGCTTTTTTTTCTGCCCTTGAACATGAGCTAATTGAGTTTTCTAATTTCAATAACTGCCAACAGCACACTATAAGAAAAATAACAACGTATTAA
- a CDS encoding MarR family winged helix-turn-helix transcriptional regulator — protein MPKPRSFDSLFHLVLMLKRKMHEQVETLNLGITPMHIRVIKIIDRKQHCTANDIAQFLNRDKAQVTRLINSLVEEQMIMRIPNPKDKRSQLLSTTDSGIDILKKMEGLEKKIFQNMCHNLSEQQLDSFQEVTETMHQNLN, from the coding sequence ATGCCTAAGCCAAGATCATTTGATAGCTTGTTCCATCTCGTTTTGATGTTAAAACGCAAAATGCATGAGCAAGTTGAAACCCTCAACCTTGGTATCACACCAATGCATATCCGTGTAATCAAGATCATTGATAGAAAACAGCACTGCACTGCTAATGACATCGCTCAATTTCTTAACCGAGACAAAGCACAAGTCACTCGCCTAATTAACTCACTCGTTGAAGAGCAGATGATAATGCGGATTCCAAACCCGAAAGATAAACGCAGCCAATTACTTAGTACTACGGACTCCGGTATAGATATCCTGAAAAAAATGGAAGGATTGGAGAAAAAAATATTCCAGAATATGTGCCACAATCTATCTGAGCAACAGCTTGATAGCTTCCAAGAGGTTACCGAAACCATGCATCAAAACCTGAATTAA
- a CDS encoding DUF3861 domain-containing protein yields the protein MERLVKKGHTYRVVIEEIGNEDLNSAQSLEFEFQDREDLFNAVQNIRKGSGLESDKATRVAVALRLLGPIMMADRKHPLFIDFMPHFKTFMQNLKTTVKNAIS from the coding sequence ATGGAACGTTTAGTTAAAAAAGGTCATACATATCGCGTTGTCATCGAAGAGATCGGTAATGAGGATTTGAACAGTGCACAGAGTCTAGAATTTGAATTTCAAGACCGTGAAGACTTGTTTAATGCGGTACAAAATATTCGCAAAGGAAGTGGTTTAGAGTCAGATAAAGCGACAAGGGTTGCAGTGGCACTGCGCTTATTGGGCCCGATAATGATGGCTGATCGTAAGCACCCACTATTTATTGATTTTATGCCGCACTTTAAAACCTTTATGCAAAATTTAAAAACAACGGTAAAAAACGCCATCTCTTAA
- a CDS encoding DUF3541 domain-containing protein, whose amino-acid sequence MKASSNRLKLTILALVILSGIVFTYWHSHSNTEQAFVSTSSKIKQHYENNLFTLSVYKQSHFGLRMYRQTLDPKYTTPIRLDVADMSLRLDKLAHQLRFKSEMDDYVKDRLAGYKKGTDERSKLRYAATKNRPEYFYIALDLLHHIARLDDYGLKHKKDAYFRSLLRNYDFQALFTDKVMTRAWAAQLANQAYWLKQIGEKDYTQLFVQTLKDTYPDHDDYKLSEQQFGNKLYGMTHVIIADSGYYQHTVKESDHPWIYAYFRKNIDDILANAKEDIIAEIGLSFKLAGLSDDPIVQKIESRIYASVNQTELMVPSHKGDFNFSLGEHRNVLAIMLLDWQQPNSGPSIAHNPEMFQSLPLSIVAKAE is encoded by the coding sequence ATGAAAGCCTCAAGTAATAGATTAAAACTCACCATATTAGCGCTTGTTATTCTAAGCGGCATCGTTTTTACGTATTGGCACAGCCACTCCAATACAGAACAAGCATTTGTCTCTACTTCTTCCAAGATTAAACAACATTACGAAAATAATCTCTTCACCCTTTCTGTCTATAAACAAAGCCATTTTGGTTTAAGGATGTATAGACAAACCCTTGACCCTAAATACACAACCCCAATACGACTAGATGTTGCTGATATGTCTCTTCGGCTGGATAAACTCGCCCACCAATTACGTTTTAAATCTGAGATGGACGACTATGTAAAAGACAGGCTTGCCGGCTATAAAAAAGGAACCGATGAGCGTAGCAAATTGCGCTATGCTGCGACTAAAAACCGTCCCGAATACTTTTATATTGCACTTGATCTGCTCCATCACATTGCTCGCTTAGATGACTATGGCTTAAAGCATAAAAAAGATGCCTACTTTAGAAGCCTGCTACGCAACTATGATTTTCAGGCGCTCTTTACCGACAAAGTGATGACAAGGGCATGGGCCGCGCAGCTTGCCAATCAGGCATATTGGTTAAAGCAGATTGGCGAGAAAGACTATACCCAGCTATTTGTCCAAACCTTAAAAGACACCTATCCCGATCACGATGACTACAAACTGTCAGAGCAACAATTTGGTAATAAGTTGTACGGGATGACTCACGTGATAATCGCTGACTCTGGTTACTATCAACATACAGTCAAAGAATCAGATCACCCTTGGATTTACGCCTATTTTAGAAAAAATATTGATGATATTCTGGCAAATGCCAAAGAGGATATAATTGCAGAGATAGGATTGAGCTTTAAGCTTGCAGGGCTTAGCGATGACCCTATTGTTCAAAAAATTGAAAGTCGAATTTATGCATCTGTAAACCAGACCGAACTTATGGTTCCGTCGCACAAAGGTGACTTTAACTTCTCATTAGGGGAGCACCGCAATGTTCTTGCGATTATGCTTCTAGATTGGCAACAACCTAACAGTGGTCCAAGCATTGCGCACAACCCTGAAATGTTTCAGTCTCTACCACTTAGTATTGTAGCTAAGGCAGAATAG
- a CDS encoding arginine repressor, whose amino-acid sequence MDALIAARTSRNEEKKLTHVCKQLLQEQSFHNQNELRATLEQRGFEGISQSTVSRLLCQLGVVKVPNSMGKKVYCLQPENTAVHFNSSIASQIELITHNQSMVIVKTHSGSAQLVARLIDFNPDPTILGTVGGNDTVLIIPKSIAEIELCELSVRRRLGVF is encoded by the coding sequence ATGGACGCATTGATAGCAGCAAGAACGTCAAGAAATGAAGAAAAGAAACTGACTCATGTATGTAAGCAGTTACTTCAAGAGCAAAGCTTTCACAATCAAAATGAGCTTAGAGCTACTTTAGAACAACGTGGCTTTGAAGGTATTAGTCAATCAACTGTTTCGCGTTTGCTTTGCCAACTTGGTGTGGTTAAGGTACCAAACTCTATGGGTAAAAAAGTCTATTGCCTACAGCCAGAAAACACTGCCGTACACTTCAACTCATCTATTGCATCTCAAATTGAACTCATCACACATAACCAATCCATGGTTATTGTTAAAACCCATTCAGGCAGCGCACAACTGGTAGCTCGCCTTATTGATTTCAATCCAGATCCAACAATTTTAGGAACGGTTGGCGGGAATGACACTGTATTGATTATTCCTAAGTCTATTGCTGAAATCGAGCTGTGTGAATTATCTGTACGTCGCCGTCTAGGTGTATTCTAG
- a CDS encoding ornithine carbamoyltransferase, translated as MAFNLRNRNFLKLLDFTPREIQHFLDLSMELKKAKYNGYEQPRLKGKNIALIFEKTSTRTRCAFEVAAFDQGAQVSYLGPTGSQIGHKESMKDTARVLGRMYDGIEYRGYGQEIVEELGAYAGVPVWNGLTDEFHPTQILADFLTMIEHCPTKQLSEMKFAYLGDARNNMGNSLMVGAAKMGMEINLVAPKAFWPEEELVAECRAIAEHTGAKITMTDDVAEGVQGCDFLYTDVWVSMGEAKEAWDERINLMLPYQVNMDMIKATGNPQVKFMHCLPAFHGEDTAVGKQLASEYPVLKDGCEVTDEVLESDHSIVFDEAENRMHTIKAVMVATLGS; from the coding sequence ATGGCTTTTAATCTACGTAACCGTAATTTCTTAAAACTACTAGACTTCACTCCACGTGAGATTCAACATTTCTTAGACCTATCTATGGAATTGAAAAAAGCAAAATACAATGGTTACGAGCAACCTCGCCTTAAAGGCAAAAATATTGCTCTTATCTTTGAGAAAACCTCAACTCGTACTCGCTGCGCATTTGAAGTAGCCGCTTTTGACCAAGGCGCACAAGTTTCTTACCTTGGCCCAACTGGCTCTCAAATTGGACACAAAGAATCAATGAAAGACACAGCGCGTGTGCTAGGCCGCATGTATGACGGCATTGAATATCGTGGCTATGGTCAAGAAATTGTTGAAGAACTTGGTGCTTATGCTGGCGTACCGGTATGGAATGGCCTAACCGATGAGTTCCACCCAACTCAAATCTTAGCTGACTTCCTAACTATGATTGAACACTGCCCGACTAAACAACTGAGTGAAATGAAATTTGCTTACTTAGGTGATGCTCGTAACAACATGGGTAACTCACTAATGGTTGGCGCGGCTAAAATGGGAATGGAAATCAACCTAGTTGCTCCAAAAGCATTCTGGCCAGAAGAAGAGCTTGTAGCTGAATGTCGCGCCATTGCTGAGCACACTGGTGCGAAAATCACCATGACTGATGATGTAGCTGAAGGCGTTCAGGGCTGTGATTTCTTATACACTGATGTATGGGTATCTATGGGCGAAGCAAAAGAAGCTTGGGACGAGCGCATCAACCTAATGCTTCCTTACCAAGTTAACATGGACATGATCAAAGCAACTGGCAATCCACAAGTTAAGTTTATGCACTGCTTACCTGCATTCCATGGTGAAGATACCGCAGTTGGTAAACAACTTGCTTCAGAATACCCAGTACTAAAAGATGGATGTGAAGTAACGGATGAAGTTTTAGAGTCAGACCACTCTATCGTATTTGACGAAGCAGAAAACCGCATGCACACAATCAAGGCGGTAATGGTTGCTACATTAGGTAGCTAA